AGCAGCACGCGGTCGGTGGGCGTCCGGTCGAGCTGGATGGTTTCCCGCACCAGCAGCGACTGCCAGTTCAGTCCGTCCAACAATCTGTCCGGCTCCGCGACGATGCCGCCGCGGAGGTAGGTTCCGGCGCTGGTGGAGTCCTCCACGAAGATGATGGAATTTCCATCCGGCAGCACCGGGTCCAGCGGATCATAGGAAGCGATGGCCAGATCCGCGGTGGCGGCGTCATTGACAGGAGCGGCGGACTCCAGCGACTTCAGCAGCTTTTCCGTGAGCGAAGCGAAGGCAGGGGAGGTGTTGGTGAAGAGGTTCAACGGCTTCGCGGCGGGAGCAACCAGCGGCAGCACGTCATCCAATGCGAAGGCATCCGCGGAGAGGACGATGCGGACGTTTTCCGCGCCCTTCGGAAAGGCGGCCTGGAGGTTGACCAGCGCACCGGGGGCGATGCTGAAAGCGCGCGGTTCGGTCGCCCCCTGCGATGACTGGAGGGACCATGTGCGCTCGGCGGGCGCGGTGCCGTAGTTCCGGACCATGGCCTTCCAGACAAGCGCGCCTTCTTCAAGGGAGAACGTCACTCCGGTGAAGCCGGCATTTTCCACCGGCTTCCCGGCGGAAAGGATGCGGGCGTTGAAGGGCAGGGGGATCGGCTCTCCGTCGCTGTCCACGGAGGGGGTGTCCGTGAGGTAGATCACACTGCCATCGGAGGAAACGAGGGAGCGTGCGAGGCGGAGGGAGGAAGTGGGATCATTCATGCCGTCCCGCGGGTTCCACTTTTCCAGCGCCGTCTTGAAGTCATCGATGGACGTTCCGGAATAGATGCGGGGGCGGGTGGGGACGGATTCCAGGACGGTCAGTTCAAGTGTTTCCGCCGAGCCTTTGAGGGATGGCAGGGCATCGGTGAGACGTTTGATCGCTTCCTGCCTGGAGACGGTCATGGAGGCGGAGGAATCGAGCACCACGGCCACCCGCTGGACGGTGCCGGACTTCGGGTAGCGGGGTTCGACCAGGAACCAGGTGAGCAGCAGCACCGCCAGCAACTGCATCCATAGTGGGATGGACGGGATCAGCCGGTCGAACCGCCTTCCACTGGCGGCATCACGCTGCGTCCGCTCCAGCAGGAAGAGGGTGGAGACGGGCAGTTCGACGGCCTTCCGCTGGAGGAAATGGATCGCCAGCACGGCGGGGATGCCGAGCAGGGCGAGCAGACCTAGGGGATTGGTGAGCATGGAAAAAGCGTCGGAAGATCAGAAGATTTCAACCACAGATGAACGCAGATGAACACGGATGGAAGAGTCTCGATCGAAATTCCTTTCTGAAAAATCCGTGTAATCCGTGGTCAATGAAAAGCCTGTCTTTATGGAAGGGCGGGATCCAACCAAACAGAAGTAATCAGTGATCAGAAAAAGAGAATCCCGTTTCATGTGGACTCCAGTGTGTGGCGTGCGTGTTGGAAGAGGGTGGGGATCAGTTCCGGTTCGGAGGGGATGCGCGAGAAAGCCGTCTGATGGCGGATCGCGGTCTGTTTCCAGAGCGAAAAATGGTTGGTGTAGGCCTCCTTGTAGCGGCGCAGGGTGGCAGGCTCGATGCGGTGGGCGTGGCGGGTGTTTTCCTCCGGATCGACGAACTCGTAGTTGCCGGACCATTCGGGATCCGCCTCGCTTGCGAGGTAAGGGGAGAACAGGAGAACGGTGCCGTGGCGCTGGCCGAGGTGGCGGAGGATGGGGTCCGGATCCGCGGCGAAGAGAAGATCCGAGATGAGGACGCGGATGGAGTTGGCGCGCAGAGGGATGCGTGAGAGATCCGGAGCCTGGGCGGGAGCCGCCGCTTTCATGGACCGGGCTTTGTCCAGCCATGTGTGCGACCGGATGGTGGAGGGGTCGAGCGTGAGGGTGGAATCCCCGCGGACCAGATGCACGGCGATGGCGGCTCCGGCGGCGTGGCTGCTTTCCACGACCAGA
The sequence above is drawn from the Akkermansiaceae bacterium genome and encodes:
- a CDS encoding BatA domain-containing protein, translated to MLTNPLGLLALLGIPAVLAIHFLQRKAVELPVSTLFLLERTQRDAASGRRFDRLIPSIPLWMQLLAVLLLTWFLVEPRYPKSGTVQRVAVVLDSSASMTVSRQEAIKRLTDALPSLKGSAETLELTVLESVPTRPRIYSGTSIDDFKTALEKWNPRDGMNDPTSSLRLARSLVSSDGSVIYLTDTPSVDSDGEPIPLPFNARILSAGKPVENAGFTGVTFSLEEGALVWKAMVRNYGTAPAERTWSLQSSQGATEPRAFSIAPGALVNLQAAFPKGAENVRIVLSADAFALDDVLPLVAPAAKPLNLFTNTSPAFASLTEKLLKSLESAAPVNDAATADLAIASYDPLDPVLPDGNSIIFVEDSTSAGTYLRGGIVAEPDRLLDGLNWQSLLVRETIQLDRTPTDRVLLWQEKRPLIFVRDVPATVEKPAFRQLRFNFDLRLSNALQQPAFIVLLHRFAETIREAKVAHVSANLETNQPLTLTAAPGVPLLVKAIDPTGKNALRPGTGSHTPGDPGFLTVTQGDKPLLTAALHFADTREADFSACAPVSDLGKLGATTTERHTKPDPYWQIWLMLLLAALLASWKFTKAKGNNRSSEIPAVS
- a CDS encoding DUF58 domain-containing protein, which encodes MTSADLSHCHSRALAAAARFRLPLRSKVWRGQAGEFAGGGTGSSLDFQDHRSYVPGDDPRHINWQAYARTGSYTMKLFREEVRPVIDLILDVSESMFFDEKKAARTAELFYLVVESSHAAGAAIAVHLVRGDSTLTLDPSTIRSHTWLDKARSMKAAAPAQAPDLSRIPLRANSIRVLISDLLFAADPDPILRHLGQRHGTVLLFSPYLASEADPEWSGNYEFVDPEENTRHAHRIEPATLRRYKEAYTNHFSLWKQTAIRHQTAFSRIPSEPELIPTLFQHARHTLEST